Proteins from one Fragaria vesca subsp. vesca linkage group LG6, FraVesHawaii_1.0, whole genome shotgun sequence genomic window:
- the LOC101304993 gene encoding uncharacterized protein LOC101304993 — MRGRRRRTLPSGSTEANKLPDLPEEIIIEIIVRLPRNSVARSKCLSKRWYTLISNPDFLARFLSLQSEMKPPLENGMIFTDYNSEKYSSFTAMSQLPKSVKHRLGKRGSCTVLATYNDLVLCFRDHYYNICNLHTMQCVALPPTLPHHDELKIAEVGLICEPYYKEQNGSTSRTIILNDEYKCRVVLIYEFSGYSKKICIDIFFSETGEWREYVVICPTSAREYCSIDNGAAKRSYNNSGGLAYNGKLYWLGEAGIMELDPMACDSNTSSRNLIDRGCRFIQFQTFGNPMLGKRFLGVCRGCMCLMSCLDRYNFEIYKLESGDDDQLDGGKWCFTLATQWCMPLNRRTGALWVLSLDPFIEDCFYLISMSGYFGKCYMRTGVIEYNSVKRCHGFGYRDSFGAFPFVLPWWPTPVPRIKHDPRQPAVQNGIDILCSLLLDRSIMV; from the coding sequence ATGAGAGGTAGAAGACGTAGAACACTACCTTCAGGATCAACAGAGGCCAACAAACTTCCAGATCTCCCTGAAGAGATAATAATCGAGATCATTGTTCGACTCCCTCGCAACTCAGTTGCTCGGAGCAAGTGTTTGTCCAAGCGTTGGTACACTCTCATCTCGAACCCTGATTTCCTCGCTCGTTTTCTAAGCCTCCAAAGTGAAATGAAACCCCCTCTTGAAAATGGCATGATTTTCACAGACTATAACTCAGAAAAATATTCTTCGTTTACCGCAATGTCCCAGCTTCCGAAATCTGTGAAACACAGATTGGGAAAGAGAGGGTCTTGCACAGTTCTGGCTACATACAATGACCTAGTTTTGTGCTTTCGTGATCATTACTACAACATATGCAATCTACATACCATGCAATGTGTTGCTCTTCCTCCAACTCTTCCACACCATGATGAACTTAAGATTGCAGAAGTGGGATTAATCTGTGAACCCTACTATAAAGAACAAAATGGTAGTACGAGTAGAACTATCATCCTCAATGATGAGTATAAGTGCCGTGTTGTGCTCATTTATGAATTTTCAGGGTATTCGAAAAAAATCTGCATAGACATATTTTTCTCTGAGACTGGTGAATGGAGAGAATATGTTGTAATCTGCCCCACAAGTGCTAGGGAATATTGCAGTATTGACAATGGTGCTGCGAAACGTTCTTACAATAATAGTGGAGGTCTTGCCTACAATGGAAAGTTGTATTGGTTAGGTGAAGCTGGCATCATGGAGTTGGATCCCATGGCATGTGACAGTAATACTAGCTCTAGAAATCTCATCGATCGGGGTTGTCGTTTCATTCAATTTCAAACTTTCGGAAACCCTATGTTGGGGAAGAGATTCCTAGGTGTATGCCGAGGGTGTATGTGCCTCATGTCGTGTCTTGATAGATACAACTTTGAAATCTACAAGTTGGAATCAGGAGATGATGATCAGTTGGATGGAGGCAAATGGTGTTTTACACTTGCTACACAGTGGTGCATGCCTCTCAACCGACGTACTGGGGCTCTTTGGGTACTATCGTTGGACCCGTTTATCGAGGACTGCTTCTATTTGATCTCCATGTCTGGATACTTTGGCAAGTGCTACATGAGGACCGGAGTGATCGAGTACAATTCAGTGAAGCGATGCCATGGTTTTGGTTATCGGGATTCATTTGGAGCCTTCCCATTTGTGCTTCCGTGGTGGCCGACACCAGTTCCTCGAATTAAACATGACCCCAGACAACCAGCTGTTCAGAATGGTATTGACATTCTGTGCAGTTTGTTACTGGATCGATCCATAATGGTTTGA
- the LOC101305290 gene encoding uncharacterized protein LOC101305290, with translation MRGKRVKRLPSRSTEDVIKLPDLPEEIIIEILVRLPRNSVAQSKCLSKRWYTVTSNPDFLARFLSLQSEIKTPLDSGMIFTDYNPQRYYSFTAMSELPKSVKHRLGKRGSCTVLATYNDLVLYLPDNYYNICNLHTMQCVALPPTLPHHDNLEIAEAGFICEPYYKEQNDSTSRTFILNDEYKCRVVLIYEFTSSTIQICMDIFFSETGEWREFVVSCPVTARARYYCSIDNGAAKRSYNYSGGLAYNGKLYWLGEGGIMELDPLACDSDRNLIDRCCRFIEFQVLSGNPTLGRKYLGVCRGSMCLMSCLGRNKFEIYKLESGNDDQLDEGRWCFTLATQWCLPLN, from the coding sequence ATGAGAGGTAAAAGAGTAAAAAGACTACCATCACGATCAACAGAGGACGTCATCAAACTTCCTGATCTCCCTGAAGAAATAATAATCGAAATCCTTGTTCGTCTCCCTCGCAACTCAGTTGCTCAGAGCAAGTGTTTGTCCAAGCGTTGGTACACTGTCACCTCGAACCCTGATTTCCTCGCTCGTTTTCTAAGCCTCCAAAGTGAAATAAAAACCCCTCTTGATAGTGGCATGATTTTCACAGACTATAACCCACAAAGATATTATTCGTTTACCGCAATGTCCGAGCTTCCAAAATCTGTCAAACACAGATTGGGAAAGAGAGGGTCTTGCACAGTTCTGGCTACATACAATGACCTAGTTTTGTACTTACCGGATAATTACTACAACATTTGCAATCTACATACCATGCAATGTGTTGCTCTTCCTCCAACTCTTCCTCACCACGACAACCTTGAGATTGCAGAAGCGGGATTTATCTGTGAACCCTACTACAAAGAACAAAATGATAGTACTAGTAGAACTTTCATCCTCAATGATGAGTATAAGTGCCGTGTTGTGCTCATTTATGAATTTACGAGTTCTACGATCCAAATCTGCATGGACATCTTTTTCTCTGAGACTGGTGAATGGAGAGAGTTTGTTGTATCCTGCCCCGTAACCGCAAGAGCTAGGTACTATTGCAGTATTGACAATGGTGCTGCGAAACGTTCATACAATTATAGTGGAGGCCTTGCCTACAATGGAAAGTTGTATTGGTTAGGTGAAGGCGGCATCATGGAGTTGGATCCCTTGGCATGTGACAGTGATAGAAATCTCATCGATCGGTGTTGTCGTTTCATTGAATTTCAAGTACTCTCCGGAAACCCTACGTTGGGGAGGAAATACCTAGGTGTATGCCGAGGGAGTATGTGCCTCATGTCGTGTCTTGGTAGAAACAAGTTTGAAATCTACAAGTTGGAATCAGGAAATGATGATCAGTTGGACGAAGGCAGATGGTGTTTTACACTTGCTACACAGTGGTGCTTGCCTCTCAACTAA
- the LOC101304201 gene encoding transmembrane protein 256 homolog, with protein MNPMLWHKVAAVSGMAALGLGSYGAHGFKPQNPVYKEVWQTASLYHLVHTAALLAAPLTKNPTIFGGLLTTGILAFSGTCYTVALLEDRKYNKLAPFGGVAFIAAWASLLF; from the exons ATGAATCCTATGCTGTGGCACAAAGTAGCTGCAGTCTCTG GAATGGCTGCTCTTGGGTTGGGCTCATATGGTGCCCATGGCTTTAAACCCCAAAACCCAGTTTACAAAGAG GTTTGGCAAACGGCTTCTCTGTACCATTTGGTTCACACAGCAGCTCTGCTTGCCGCCCCTCTCACAAAAAATCCCACTATT TTTGGAGGCCTTTTAACTACTGGTATACTCGCATTCTCGGGGAC GTGTTATACTGTGGCATTACTCGAAGATAGGAAGTACAATAAATTGGCTCCTTTTGGTGGCGTTGCTTTCATTGCTGCTTGGGCTAGCTTACTATTCTAA
- the LOC101304489 gene encoding uncharacterized protein LOC101304489 — MEVNREEALKAKEIAEKRFAEKDFIDAVSYAMKAKSLYPDLEGISQMVATFEVYAATEYRFCGELDHYSILGLKPTSSKEAVKRQYKKMAVLLHPDKNKCVGADGAFKLVSEAMSLLSDTTKRSFYDLQRNKHLATAVNQPNYSTVHTGGVTTSHGRLDTFWTVCTSCKVQYEYLRKYVNKRLSCKNCRGVFIAVESGAAPANGSFPYTPSPWPFVPSNGHSNHGITYVPNNGTLFPTNGAPGFHAGHGYEFVSNVSFQWSAYSGTSAGVVSPHGSSSAISPDVVYQSNGKIKKAGARPKLRVNGKRPMKSAVVNVDLNVSASYDERPKIKRNGSEKKRKLVVGQTFRVGDNDRVSKPASEAILANGNGSIGHDQKVPSSADVPIRRCSMAPAFDARKMLIEKARTEISKKLEEMKVASEAAAATVKNTKKQVEVVVAAASLKKTKRHVEVEVAAASLKKTKRRVDVGQSKGAAVHQLETKKSEPHFPRDPEPQNMPVPDSDFHNFDEDRSEECFKPKQIWALYDEDGMPRLYCLVREVVSVKPFKLLITYLSSKTDSEFGPVNWLDSGFTKSCGNFRARHLDVVEHVNIFSHLLSRTKAARGGIVQIYPKGGDIWALYRNWSKDWDSSTPDEVRHQYQMVEVLDDYSEEIGVCVSPLVKLAGFRSVYRTDTDRSAILWIPRREMLRFSHQVPAWLLDAEETNLPGKCWDLDPAATPEGLLNAATPDEQLHAAMPDELPQTATRDELPHAATRDELLHAVTPDERIHAAGEAEA; from the coding sequence ATGGAAGTTAACAGAGAGGAGGCTCTTAAGGCGAAAGAGATCGCTGAGAAGCGATTTGCTGAGAAGGACTTCATAGATGCTGTGAGCTATGCAATGAAGGCGAAATCACTCTATCCGGACCTGGAGGGCATATCTCAAATGGTTGCGACATTTGAAGTCTATGCGGCCACCGAGTACAGATTCTGTGGTGAATTAGATCATTATTCAATTCTTGGGTTGAAGCCTACCTCAAGTAAAGAGGCAGTGAAGAGGCAGTACAAGAAGATGGCTGTGTTGCTCCACCCTGATAAGAACAAATGTGTGGGAGCTGATGGCGCTTTCAAACTTGTTTCTGAAGCCATGAGCTTGTTGTCTGACACTACCAAGAGGAGCTTTTATGATCTTCAGAGAAACAAGCACTTGGCAACTGCAGTTAATCAGCCAAATTACTCTACAGTTCATACTGGTGGGGTTACAACATCTCATGGTAGACTTGACACTTTCTGGACCGTTTGCACTTCTTGCAAGGTCCAGTATGAGTATCTCCGGAAGTATGTGAACAAAAGACTTTCGTGTAAGAACTGTCGAGGTGTTTTCATTGCTGTGGAATCTGGGGCAGCCCCAGCAAATGGCTCCTTCCCCTATACTCCTAGTCCTTGGCCATTTGTTCCTAGTAATGGCCATTCAAATCATGGGATTACCTATGTTCCAAACAATGGTACATTGTTCCCAACCAATGGTGCACCCGGATTTCATGCTGGACATGGGTATGAATTTGTTTCAAATGTTTCATTTCAATGGAGCGCATATTCGGGAACTTCTGCTGGAGTTGTCAGCCCTCACGGGTCATCATCAGCTATATCCCCTGATGTTGTTTATCAGTCTAATGGAAAAATTAAGAAAGCTGGAGCAAGACCTAAATTGAGAGTGAATGGAAAACGTCCCATGAAAAGTGCTGTGGTCAATGTGGATTTGAATGTGTCTGCTAGCTATGATGAACGCCCCAAAATCAAGCGCAATGGGTCTGAGAAAAAAAGGAAACTTGTTGTGGGACAAACTTTTAGAGTTGGGGATAACGACAGGGTATCAAAACCTGCTTCAGAAGCAATCTTAGCAAATGGAAATGGCAGCATTGGGCATGATCAGAAAGTTCCTAGTTCAGCAGACGTTCCCATCAGACGATGCTCCATGGCACCAGCCTTCGATGCTAGGAAGATGTTGATAGAGAAGGCAAGAACAGAAATCTCGAAGAAATTGGAAGAGATGAAGGTGGCTTCAGAAGCTGCTGCTGCTACAGTAAAGAACACAAAAAAGCAGGTTGAAGTTGTAGTGGCTGCTGCTTCTCTAAAGAAAACAAAAAGGCATGTTGAAGTTGAAGTAGCTGCTGCTTCACTAAAGAAAACAAAAAGACGTGTTGATGTGGGTCAATCTAAAGGAGCTGCAGTGCATCAATTAGAGACAAAGAAAAGTGAGCCACACTTCCCTAGAGACCCTGAGCCCCAAAACATGCCAGTCCCTGACTCTGACTTCCACAATTTTGATGAAGATAGATCAGAGGAATGTTTTAAGCCAAAGCAAATATGGGCTTTATATGATGAAGATGGCATGCCTAGGTTGTACTGTCTAGTACGTGAAGTGGTCTCAGTCAAACCATTTAAGTTGCTCATTACTTACTTGAGCTCTAAAACTGATAGTGAATTCGGGCCTGTGAACTGGCTGGATAGCGGCTTCACCAAGTCTTGTGGAAATTTCAGAGCTCGTCACCTTGATGTTGTTGAGCACGTTAACATTTTCTCTCATCTTTTGAGCCGCACAAAAGCAGCTAGAGGAGGTATTGTTCAGATATACCCGAAGGGTGGGGATATCTGGGCTCTATATCGGAATTGGTCAAAAGATTGGGACAGTTCAACTCCAGATGAAGTGAGGCACCAATATCAAATGGTGGAGGTTCTTGATGATTACTCTGAAGAGATTGGTGTTTGTGTCTCACCCCTTGTGAAGTTGGCTGGATTTAGGTCAGTATACCGGACTGATACGGACAGAAGCGCCATTCTATGGATTCCGAGAAGAGAGATGTTACGCTTTTCTCACCAGGTGCCCGCATGGTTACTCGACGCAGAAGAGACTAACCTACCTGGTAAGTGTTGGGACCTGGATCCTGCTGCAACTCCAGAAGGACTACTTAATGCTGCAACTCCAGATGAGCAGCTTCATGCTGCAATGCCAGATGAGCTACCTCAAACTGCAACAAGAGACGAGCTACCTCATGCTGCAACAAGAGATGAGCTGCTTCATGCTGTAACTCCAGACGAGCGGATTCATGCTGCTGGGGAAGCTGAGGCATAA
- the LOC101304785 gene encoding F-box protein SNE-like, which produces MQQSSPEENNIRGPQFCINDHIDIVVEVLKRLDGPSLGVAACVCRLWCSVARNDSLWEHLCFRHVSSPPPSSVRPVVVALGGYKRLYMVCVRPVLSRLSDSDLVRRVWTRDEVQLSLSLFCVDYYERRLGGGEASASSSLMFLCNPVNV; this is translated from the coding sequence ATGCAGCAAAGCTCACCGGAAGAGAACAACATTAGAGGTCCTCAGTTCTGCATCAACGACCACATTGACATCGTCGTCGAGGTCCTCAAACGCCTCGACGGTCCCTCCCTCGGCGTCGCCGCTTGCGTCTGCCGTCTCTGGTGCTCCGTGGCCCGCAACGACTCTCTCTGGGAGCACCTATGCTTCCGTCACGTGTCGTCTCCGCCGCCCTCTTCTGTTCGGCCAGTCGTGGTGGCCTTGGGAGGCTACAAGAGGCTATACATGGTGTGCGTGCGGCCGGTGCTGAGTCGACTCAGCGACTCGGACCTGGTGAGGCGGGTGTGGACTAGGGACGAGGTGCAGCTCTCGCTGTCGTTGTTCTGTGTTGACTACTACGAGAGGAGGCTCGGCGGCGGCGAGGCGTCGGCGTCGTCCTCGCTCATGTTCCTCTGCAACCCTGTGAACGTTTGA